One segment of Panicum virgatum strain AP13 chromosome 1K, P.virgatum_v5, whole genome shotgun sequence DNA contains the following:
- the LOC120696881 gene encoding protein THYLAKOID RHODANESE-LIKE, chloroplastic-like isoform X1 produces the protein MAVILSSAAPTPLLTPPARPRRQPPAPRARGLRAGLARLSGALVLSHAGAGTALAAPLSYEEMLRLSTDSDAGADGGGGFALELPDLGLDGLAGFVAENPLVVAAGVAAVALPLLLARLLGGGGAAKPYAVASARAAYQRLLEEPGAQLVDIRPLKDAREAGAPDLREAKKKAVAVPYNGEDKNGFLRKLALRFKDPENTTLVILDKFDGNSELVAELVTANGYKAAFAVKDGAEGSRGWKCPVQSSNLPWKEPAKGFSFDLGELFGDSSDGLPLTIGLAAATGLGVLAYTEIETLLQFLGSAAIVQLVATKLLYAEDRQKTLKQIDEFFKKKVAPKDLVDEIKEIGQALLPLPGETKSTPALASATPAAATATAAPAEAATPTPTEAAPAAAPTAAPEESTPATNAPTAKPRPLSPYPNYPDLKPPSSPSPSTP, from the exons ATGGCCGTCAtcctctcctccgccgcgccgacgcCGCTGCTGACTCCCCCCGCGCGCCCCCGGaggcagccgccggcgccgagggcCCGCGGCCTCCGCGCCGGGCTCGCGCGCCTCTCCGGCGCGCTCGTCCTCtcccacgccggcgccggcaccgcgCTCGCCGCTCCGCTCTCCTACGAGGAAATGCTGCGCCTTTCCACCGACTCCGACGCCGGCGCGGACGGGGGCGGCGGCTTCGCGCTCGAGCTCCCGGACCTCGGCCTCGACGGACTCGCCGGCTTCGTCGCCGAGAACCCGCTCGTCGTCGCGGCGggcgtcgccgccgtggccctgcCGCTGCTCCTCGCGCGGCTGCtggggggcggcggggcggccaaGCCCTACGCCGTCGCGTCCGCGAGGGCCGCGTACCAGCGCCTGCTCGAGGAGCCCGGCGCGCAGCTCGTCGACATCAGGCCGCTCAAGGACGCGCGGGAGGCCGGCGCGCCCGACCTCAGGGAGGCCAAGAAGAAGGCGGTCGCCGTGCCGTACAACGGGGAGGACAAGAACGGGTTCTTGAGGAAGCTGGCGCTGCGGTTCAAGGACCCGGAGAACACCACGTTGGTCATCCTTGACAA ATTTGATGGGAACTCCGAACTAGTTGCTGAACTTGTCACAGCCAATGGCTACAAAGCTGCTTTTGCTGTGAAGGATGGTGCAGAGGGAAGTCGAGGATGGAAG TGTCCCGTGCAGAGCAGTAATCTTCCCTGGAAGGAGCCTGCAAAGGGATTTAGTTTCGACTTGGGTGAGCTATTTGGG GATAGTTCAGATGGTTTACCTCTGACAATTGGTCTTGCTGCAGCTACTGGTTTGGGAGTGCTTGCGTACACAGAG ATTGAGACGTTGCTACAGTTTTTGGGTTCAGCCGCTATTGTTCAGCTAGTGGCAACCAAACTCTTGTATGCCGAG GATCGACAAAAGACCCTTAAACAGATTGATGAGTTCTTTAAGAAGAAGGTTGCTCCAAAGGATCTTGTTGATGAAATAAAG GAAATCGGGCAGGCTCTACTACCTTTACCTGGTGAAACTAAGAGCACACCAGCACTAGCAAGTGCGACTCCAGCTGCTGCCACAGCAACAGCTGCACCAGCAGAAGCTGCTACCCCCACCCCAACAGAAGCAGCTCCTGCTGCTGCACCAACTGCCGCACCAGAGGAATCAACTcctgcaacgaacgcacctactGCCAAACCCAGACCTCTGTCACCTTACCCTAAT TATCCGGATCTCAAGCCGCCATCCTCACCTTCGCCATCAACACCTTAA
- the LOC120651550 gene encoding peroxidase N-like has product MEHAYSRLLLVFSVLALCLGNQGVRCQLTSDFYDETCPHLYTIVQQHVFAAMRAEMRMGASLLRLHFHDCFVNGCDGSILLDGSDGEKFAQPNLNSVRGYEVIDAIKADLESVCPEVVSCADIVALAASYGVLFSGGPYWDVLLGRKDGLVANQSGADNGLPAPFEPIDSIIQKFNAVGLNTTDVVVLSGAHTIGRARCALFSNRLSNFSATDSVDPTLDASLADSLQSLCAGGDNQTTALDVSSADVFDNNYYQNLLHKKGLLSSDQGLFSSPEGIANTKDLVQIYSDDGYQFFCDFWWSMIKMGNIPLTGPEGEIRKNCRVVN; this is encoded by the exons ATGGAACACGCTTACTCCCGGTTGCTGCTTGTATTTTCAGTTCTTGCACTGTGCCTCGGCAACCAGGGTGTGAGATGTCAGCTCACCTCTGATTTTTACGACGAAACGTGTCCTCATTTGTACACTATTGTGCAGCAGCATGTGTTCGCTGCCATGAGGGCTGAGATGAGGATGGGCGCCTCCCTCCTTAGGCTCCATTTCCATGACTGCTTTGTCAAT GGATGTGACGGTTCAATCCTTTTGGACGGCAGTGATGGCGAGAAGTTTGCACAGCCCAACCTGAACTCAGTCAGAGGGTACGAGGTTATCGACGCGATAAAGGCTGATCTCGAGAGCGTCTGCCCCGAGGTGGTGTCATGCGCTGACATTGTAGCCCTTGCAGCCAGCTATGGAGTACTCTTT AGTGGAGGGCCTTATTGGGACGTTCTTCTGGGAAGAAAAGACGGGCTGGTGGCCAATCAATCTGGAGCTGACAATGGCTTGCCCGCACCATTTGAACCGATCGACTCAATTATTCAGAAGTTCAACGCCGTCGGCCTGAACACGACCGATGTTGTGGTCTTGTCAG GAGCCCACACGATCGGCCGAGCCAGGTGCGCGCTGTTCAGCAACCGCTTGTCCAACTTCTCGGCCACGGATTCAGTCGATCCGACGCTTGATGCCAGCCTTGCCGACAGCCTTCAGAGCCTCTGCGCAGGCGGTGATAACCAAACCACCGCCCTCGATGTCAGCTCCGCCGACGTGTTCGACAACAACTACTACCAGAacctcctccacaagaagggCCTCCTGTCCTCCGACCAGGGCCTATTTTCCAGCCCGGAAGGCATTGCCAACACAAAGGATCTCGTGCAGATCTACAGCGACGACGGGTATCAGTTTTTCTGCGATTTCTGGTGGTCCATGATCAAGATGGGGAACATCCCGCTCACGGGCCCGGAAGGGGAGATCCGCAAGAATTGCAGGGTTGTCAACTAA
- the LOC120651537 gene encoding uncharacterized protein LOC120651537, translating to MVKLATARECRAYSLGAGSGSAASRNRWEYINAGVYVFAAVLLVAGFLAQLLLLAPWIGRAGLVAIAIGLAAVLAVNAHDLLAHAAGVDYRLGAAAALDAQLALVELAVPAVQIAGTLLMLLAVVFFEIQMERGYRHGLARHGLNLLIAGPALWCLGSVHNICQVYERASGHVQLLQKAVQVPLLLGSTLFLVAGVVNRHDRRSRAAAFSLLGRSWAWFCLAGSLLFLAGGVLNLLKVFKTQQMGGRGMEKLRGGAQERLAMEREGKVPLILEPGGGRRGARDVPGAVAVPPPPPPHGSYKDALVSSAS from the exons ATGGTGAAGCTGGCGACGGCGCGCGAGTGCCGCGCGTACAGCCTCGGCGCGGGGTCCGGCAGCGCGGCGTCGCGCAACCGGTGGGAGTACATCAACGCCGGCGTGTACGTGTTCGCGGCGGTCCTCCTGGTGGCCGGGTTCCTggcgcagctcctcctcctcgcgccgtgGATCGGCCGGGCGGGCCTCGTGGCGATCGCGATCGGGCTCGCCGCTGTGCTGGCCGTCAACGCGCACGACCTCCTGGCGCACGCCGCTGGCGTCGACTACCGcctcggggcggcggccgccctCGACGCGCAGCTCGCGCtcgtcgagctcgccgtcccCGCCGTGCAGATCGCCGGCACCCTGCTCATGCTCCTCGCCGTCGTCTTCTTCGAGATCCAG ATGGAGAGAGGGTACCGCCACGGGCTGGCTCGGCACGGCCTGAACCTGCTGATCGCCGGGCCGGCGCTCTGGTGCCTGGGCTCCGTGCACAACATCTGCCAGGTGTACGAGCGCGCCAGCGGCCACGTCCAGCTCCTGCAGAAGGCCGTCCAGGTCCCGCTCCTGCTGGGGAGCACCCtcttcctcgtcgccggcgtcgtcaACCGCCACGAccgccgcagccgcgccgccgccttctcgctACTG GGGCGGAGCTGGGCGTGGTTCTGCCTGGCCGGGAGCCTGCTGTTCCTGGCCGGCGGCGTTCTGAACCTGCTCAAGGTGTTCAAGACGCAGCAGATGGGCGGGCGCGGCATGGAGaagctgcgcggcggcgcgcaggagcgGCTCGCCATGGAGAGGGAGGGCAAGGTGCCGCTCATCCTCGagcccggcggcgggcggcggggggcCCGCGACGTCCCGGGCGCCgtggccgtgccgccgccgccgccgccgcacgggtCCTACAAGGACGCGCTCGTCAGCAGCGCCAGCTAG
- the LOC120696881 gene encoding protein THYLAKOID RHODANESE-LIKE, chloroplastic-like isoform X2, translating to MAVILSSAAPTPLLTPPARPRRQPPAPRARGLRAGLARLSGALVLSHAGAGTALAAPLSYEEMLRLSTDSDAGADGGGGFALELPDLGLDGLAGFVAENPLVVAAGVAAVALPLLLARLLGGGGAAKPYAVASARAAYQRLLEEPGAQLVDIRPLKDAREAGAPDLREAKKKAVAVPYNGEDKNGFLRKLALRFKDPENTTLVILDKFDGNSELVAELVTANGYKAAFAVKDGAEGSRGWKSSNLPWKEPAKGFSFDLGELFGDSSDGLPLTIGLAAATGLGVLAYTEIETLLQFLGSAAIVQLVATKLLYAEDRQKTLKQIDEFFKKKVAPKDLVDEIKEIGQALLPLPGETKSTPALASATPAAATATAAPAEAATPTPTEAAPAAAPTAAPEESTPATNAPTAKPRPLSPYPNYPDLKPPSSPSPSTP from the exons ATGGCCGTCAtcctctcctccgccgcgccgacgcCGCTGCTGACTCCCCCCGCGCGCCCCCGGaggcagccgccggcgccgagggcCCGCGGCCTCCGCGCCGGGCTCGCGCGCCTCTCCGGCGCGCTCGTCCTCtcccacgccggcgccggcaccgcgCTCGCCGCTCCGCTCTCCTACGAGGAAATGCTGCGCCTTTCCACCGACTCCGACGCCGGCGCGGACGGGGGCGGCGGCTTCGCGCTCGAGCTCCCGGACCTCGGCCTCGACGGACTCGCCGGCTTCGTCGCCGAGAACCCGCTCGTCGTCGCGGCGggcgtcgccgccgtggccctgcCGCTGCTCCTCGCGCGGCTGCtggggggcggcggggcggccaaGCCCTACGCCGTCGCGTCCGCGAGGGCCGCGTACCAGCGCCTGCTCGAGGAGCCCGGCGCGCAGCTCGTCGACATCAGGCCGCTCAAGGACGCGCGGGAGGCCGGCGCGCCCGACCTCAGGGAGGCCAAGAAGAAGGCGGTCGCCGTGCCGTACAACGGGGAGGACAAGAACGGGTTCTTGAGGAAGCTGGCGCTGCGGTTCAAGGACCCGGAGAACACCACGTTGGTCATCCTTGACAA ATTTGATGGGAACTCCGAACTAGTTGCTGAACTTGTCACAGCCAATGGCTACAAAGCTGCTTTTGCTGTGAAGGATGGTGCAGAGGGAAGTCGAGGATGGAAG AGCAGTAATCTTCCCTGGAAGGAGCCTGCAAAGGGATTTAGTTTCGACTTGGGTGAGCTATTTGGG GATAGTTCAGATGGTTTACCTCTGACAATTGGTCTTGCTGCAGCTACTGGTTTGGGAGTGCTTGCGTACACAGAG ATTGAGACGTTGCTACAGTTTTTGGGTTCAGCCGCTATTGTTCAGCTAGTGGCAACCAAACTCTTGTATGCCGAG GATCGACAAAAGACCCTTAAACAGATTGATGAGTTCTTTAAGAAGAAGGTTGCTCCAAAGGATCTTGTTGATGAAATAAAG GAAATCGGGCAGGCTCTACTACCTTTACCTGGTGAAACTAAGAGCACACCAGCACTAGCAAGTGCGACTCCAGCTGCTGCCACAGCAACAGCTGCACCAGCAGAAGCTGCTACCCCCACCCCAACAGAAGCAGCTCCTGCTGCTGCACCAACTGCCGCACCAGAGGAATCAACTcctgcaacgaacgcacctactGCCAAACCCAGACCTCTGTCACCTTACCCTAAT TATCCGGATCTCAAGCCGCCATCCTCACCTTCGCCATCAACACCTTAA